The stretch of DNA ttgatattttacAGTATGAGAAGAAGCACTGATAACGATAGATAAGTGATTGTAATATCTCTGATTTTACAGTTTTAAACTATTCCGTAGTTGTCCATTCAGTGTCCCTTGACTATCCGAGTCGTCTCCCTCTTGTTACCATTATAGCTTAATTTGGAGAATCTAGTTTATTATTTCGAGTACGTGTGTGTGCTGTTGTTAATAGTAAATGCACTGCAAAACCTTAATTCTACTAGTTGAtcattcattttatttataaatgGTTTGTATAGGTGGCAGATATCCACCACGCTGCCAATACTGAAACAATGAATAGGAGGAAAATATGAAACTAAGCAAATATGTTTAATTGCAATTCAGGGAAATCCACCGTAATCCTAACGGAGTCCATAAGAAATTTGTTGGCTATCGTTCAAAGTCTATCGTTTAAACTCAGATTTTGTAGAGATCATGTTGAATTGCGGATCAACAATTGAGAAACTTGCGCAACCCCTAAAACAGAATTTTGTTGAGAAAGTACGGAAACCGCCACCACATAATTAAAATAAGAAGAGTTAGGCTCAAGTAATTGCTCTTCAAACATAGTTAACCACCATGTAAGTTTTGCAACACGTTTTCCTCCACAATCTATTTCAATAAGCCAAGCAATTACGTTGAGTACTTTACTTAAGAAGATTAAAGTTCAAGTATCAACTACCATGTTGTTGGAAAGACtttaaacaaagaaatcaagaatCAGACCATTTATGGATCTACTACAGATACTAAAATAGGGGAAACTCAACccaaccacaacaaccacaaccacaaccacaaccacaacaataACTACATTCCAGTCGTTAAATCTTTTCCCAATTTCTTTGTTATAGCCACAAAAGCATTACATGGGTGAGGGATGAGATGGTACTGTATATTAACCCAACCATTGATGAGATGGATTGATTATTGTTGGATCTGGACTTCCTTTGGAAAATAATAGGAAACTCtgaaaataagaaaaaaagagttacaaaattgaattgatctGTTGTgtaataaagaaaaatgaaatgacGGTATAAAACATCCATGTTAGTAATAAGTAAAAGCTTCAAAGCCTTTGCATACACTTGAAGAGTTGAGAGAATAATATGTGGAATGTAGAATGGTATTTTGGGCGTGTAGACGTGTAGTTGCCAATTTGCCCTTTCAATTCTCATTCCAGtatcatttctttttttttttggtactTTTTGAGTTGGTTAATGTAGTAGTTACCCGTTTTCAAAGCTTATTTTAATGTAATACCAAGTGATATACATTAACGATACGAATAACACTTAATCTGACATATAACtaagaaacaacaacagacAAGAAataagtaaaaaaaaaagaaaataagtTATTATAGAAAGAATAGAAGCCAATAGAAATCaatagaaagaaagaaaggaagaaattatttgttAAGAAATTTGTTGGCAGTAAGTAACAAGagagaaaacaaatcaagACACAAAACCCAAAatcataaaaaaaatacaacaaaaaaaaaaaaaagaaaacttaAATACAGAAACGACTGAAGAcacagcaacaacaacaacaattattactagtagtattattatttactattaaaaatatcaaactaaaatattctctctctctcatTATCTTCTCTTCTCCGCTTTTAATTagtaaaaatttatttttaaagtatataaattgattgtaatATCCTCTTTctttatttcaaaaattttactTACTTGTATAAATAAAGTATATCTTTCTgtcattaattgaatttgttttattttgtttatacattctttttttttgccaaaTTATCTATACAACTTGAACAACTTTTTACCTTAGTTGTCTTCATAACATTTATTAATAGAGCTCGTTAAAATAAAGAATGGTTAATAATCTCACTTCTGGTATTGCAGCCACGTCGTTTAAACACAATCATCCTCAACATGCAACTTCCCCTCCACCAGCAATTTCTATAAATACCAGTTCACCAAGAATACCCAATCATTCCCCTATTTCACCTCCTTCAGCTAACAAtagcaacagcagcaacaataGTAGTGTTTCGGGATTTCCATTTTCATCTACAGTGATTTCTCCTAGAAATAGTATTACATCGTTTAGTAACCCAACTAAGCAACTACGGGCTAACAGTATCAACAGTGATAATGGCAACAATAGCAATGGAAGAAGGACGAGTAATTCCAATTATTCAATCACTTCAACTCCAACTACGAACAATCGATACTCATTTAGTGAATATTCCAATGaacaaattattgatttaatggAAAGAGAACAAGATGCTATTGTcttgaaattaatgaaagaaattgaatttttaaaacaagaaaataaaatgttACGACTGACTCCTGGCGGTAATAGTGCTACTAGTGGCACTTGCAGTCCCAGTAATAGTATGAGTAGTCCTTCAACACCACCAGTTCGTCgatcttcatcattatcgTCTCGTCGATCGTCAATCACAACCAATAATCTCAATAGCACATCATTTGGTGCTGGTATTAACGAAAGTTCAAGAATGGGGAATTGTGGTAGCGGTGCTAATAATACTGCAATGTCTGCCCCTGTATTTAATTATCCATTTAGAGATTGTTCATCTACGATAAATTCAGGTTGTAATTTTGATGAGATTCGGAAAAAGCAAAAGAGTGAAATGACGTCTAGTATATCTATAGCTCGGAAACCAAGTTTGAATGGTAGAtatgaagaaattattgatgaaaatcgaaatttaaaaagacaattgaaaaaactacaaggagaattggaattattgaagaaaaaataagatcagtttatattattagttttatatacatatatttgggttgaatattttttggGGAGTCGGTCACATATTTTATCTTttatatctttttcaatatatatatatacatgaAGAATATGTTTTACTCGTagtttggattttttttttttgatatttttaaaatcggtcaatattgttggtgttgaaCTTTTGGTGAATTATGTTATGATATGTTGAAAggtcaatatcaaaaaacAGAGCGAATTAATTTTAAGGTAGCCTACAGACTAAAAGGTATCAGCTCATTAGTCACTTCTATATCCCTATCACTACCATTAATACAAGACTACAACTTCCTCAAACCTTTatcaataaacaaacaactcATCCATCAATGATTACTTGGTTGGTGTTTTATCTAATGCTAACAATCCCCATGATAAATGGATCGGATTTATCTTTAAGACTTCAATCTAAATTCATGCCTACTTCATTTTCACCTCGTAATATATTTGATACACATGGTCCAGCCACAATAAATAGTAACAAAGAAGATAGTAGTAGTTctagtggtggtggtggcggcAGTGGATTACCACCTTCTCCAATGCAGTTTCCTCCCAAATTACCATTTCCTAAATGGTTAAGTGACTTTACTGGATTACATGAATGGCCAGATTTAGATCCACCTTATATCCCATTagattttattgattttaataaaattgtcAATATCCCCATTCATAAACAAGGTCAATGTCATGATACTGgtagcaacaacaacaacaacctaACACCATTATCGATTTTACGTACCCCTAAAGCATGttcatttgattgttttaattgtgttgaaattgatgatgtttATACATGTCCTAAATTACTGCAAACATTTGATGATGGaccatcaacatcaacattaaaattattacaatcaTTTAATCAAACTGGATTAAAAACTACATTATTCACCTTAGGAGTAAATATTGTGCGATTCCCagaaatttatcaacaatctCATTTTATGGGTCATATTATGGGATCACATACTTGGCTGCATAAATTTTTACCAAGTCTAACTAATCAAGAAATCATTAGTCAAATAGAATGGTCAATTTGGGCCATGAATGCTACTCTGAATCATTTACCAAAATGGTTTCGACCACCTTATGGAGGTATTGATAATCGAATAAGAAGTATATTACGACAATTTGGTATGCAAGCTGTATTATGGGATTTTGATACTTTTGATTGGAAAATgcttggtggtggtggtggtgcgACAAGCAATATTCGTAAAGAGGAAGATGTTTTCTCtgaagttgaaaaatttaaattgacgaaaaataataaaggATTAATATTACATCATGATGCCATACAAAAAACTGTTGATGTGGGGATTATGATtcatgaaaaattattaaatcatgATCAATTGACAGTACCTTTATGTGTTGGTGgtattgattatattaaaACTTTCCCCAAATAAAGAGCAGTTATGTATGTAGTTGCAAAGAATAAAGTGTTTCCTGAATAATGagtttataaattaaattttggTCGTAAGCAAAGGGTTTGCAAAGATATTGTAGTTGTTAAATACTCAATTGAATAGATACAACCCCCAGAAATGCTCAACTAGCGACAATCAGACAACCATTGAATCATTGCAACTGTTTTACAACCAATAATTTTGACGACAAGTAAACGCTACCATGTGGCGgcattttatttttcagaCAAACACATTAAACTTGAAAGAACATTTATCTCTACAAAAACGTGATCATGTTATATGTGTGTATAGTAGACGCAggtttatattttaaaacCCTAAGCAAACTATACAAGTAaaagtggtggtggtggtaggattattataatttgcTGCACCATTTTTTAAccccaccaccacaaccgTCACCCCACGGGAGTAGTCCTTACAccaatttccaaaaaacTACTAATCTCATTTTGTggtaaattgaattctaGGGGGGggatatatatttttttttgcaatcatGTGGTGTATGCACACACGTGAACTCTTTGTTCTTCAAAAATAACACCACAGATATAACAAAGAGCcaaatgaaacaattatttgaaaatttgaaaattgaagcAATAATCAGTTCATTACAAACGAggctaaaaaaaatgggtCTAGCAATCTATCCATCATCGCAGTTATAATGGTTATTGATAAGAGTAACAGATTTTTAGATGACGATGAGGATGAGCAATCCAAGCAAGTAAAGCCGAGCTAAGCAaagcaataataatatagaATTAGATAACCATGCACATATAACCCACACGTTTAACACTTCCCATGCTAAtcttttattcaaaaatcgTACTCATTTAATACTAGTTGttatcaataatgataGTATATTATATGTATATAAAGTAgacaaataaataaatagatACTTAAACAACAGTTAACTTCGTTACTTATCAAACCAAATACAATAAAAgatgtaaaaaaaaacattcaataatgatgGGTAACTCAATTTTAGCCACAACATGATGAGCAAACAAAGTTTAAATAAAGATAAGGGAGATAAtgaaa from Candida albicans SC5314 chromosome R, complete sequence encodes:
- a CDS encoding uncharacterized protein (Ortholog of S. cerevisiae Rts3; a component of the protein phosphatase type 2A complex; Plc1-regulated; induced in core caspofungin response; Spider biofilm induced) translates to MVNNLTSGIAATSFKHNHPQHATSPPPAISINTSSPRIPNHSPISPPSANNSNSSNNSSVSGFPFSSTVISPRNSITSFSNPTKQLRANSINSDNGNNSNGRRTSNSNYSITSTPTTNNRYSFSEYSNEQIIDLMEREQDAIVLKLMKEIEFLKQENKMLRSTPGGNSATSGTCSPSNSMSSPSTPPVRRSSSLSSRRSSITTNNLNSTSFGAGINESSRMGNCGSGANNTAMSAPVFNYPFRDCSSTINSGCNFDEIRKKQKSEMTSSISIARKPSLNGRYEEIIDENRNLKRQLKKLQGELELLKKK
- the CDA2 gene encoding chitin deacetylase (Putative chitin deacetylase; transcription is positively regulated by Tbf1p); translation: MITWLVFYLMLTIPMINGSDLSLRLQSKFMPTSFSPRNIFDTHGPATINSNKEDSSSSSGGGGGSGLPPSPMQFPPKLPFPKWLSDFTGLHEWPDLDPPYIPLDFIDFNKIVNIPIHKQGQCHDTGSNNNNNLTPLSILRTPKACSFDCFNCVEIDDVYTCPKLSQTFDDGPSTSTLKLLQSFNQTGLKTTLFTLGVNIVRFPEIYQQSHFMGHIMGSHTWSHKFLPSLTNQEIISQIEWSIWAMNATSNHLPKWFRPPYGGIDNRIRSILRQFGMQAVLWDFDTFDWKMLGGGGGATSNIRKEEDVFSEVEKFKLTKNNKGLILHHDAIQKTVDVGIMIHEKLLNHDQLTVPLCVGGIDYIKTFPK